One segment of Toxotes jaculatrix isolate fToxJac2 chromosome 8, fToxJac2.pri, whole genome shotgun sequence DNA contains the following:
- the pogzb gene encoding pogo transposable element derived with ZNF domain b isoform X3, with product MDTELFMECEEEELEPWQQVDDSVEEDEMDFDSYGEPVEDSPSPLPASETPPPKTPPSIAPAPTASPPVQVVSSSVMPPPPPSITSAPSSVPRFPASTTPAVSAPPLLAQAPPLILTQTAGGTFLLPATPGTGNAQPILLTTQGFPVQTVVNPGAPLLLNLQPGQTVQPLTLIQSSSLGQLVRPSVGVSPVLPQGQAVQTRSGPAPSRGPAQPGSAFTAMQLPATLTLRTSTPGPVNLQMTQVGGANALKLAGSPALPSGSANGVTRVSAFSSSMTGPAPSVVMTPGVTSAPSSDPPRVVMSVEEFYYGTFEGDLSLRKPHPLGIKTSTFTCQICTHLAENNLRLMQHMLQHSELIGGGGGDERKCCRFCYRQFSSPVQLQTHLEQVHGPALSSSMCRICEWAFENEPTFLNHMKSNHKPGEMPYICQVCSYRSSFYSDVLQHFASFHRDSRFLLCVFCLKVTRNPTSYQQHLLRHQINQAFHCNRCRLQFVFLKDKMQHKLENHRSFRRPAQLEGLPPGSKVTIRTYGKLRPQMTSAGGRLLLTPSTLVQPIHIKTELQKSVIQRNPVLCRPPRSPTKRPVSRRVHVGRSSSYDGDRLVCLECGTDASDFSAHYPTHVHCLLCPYSSCCSRAYAAHMIHHHVPRSKDKALPLHRLPPPCPFLLQCSCCDFRPQSADQMAAHLLTNPEHHSATCRTRTYIEPDIHFCHEHEQRSAEEKEPVQEPDLPDPSWRSADCWKEPAKSDSSKSTIVPFMQSSGPRHSLSKNSDAIDFFNLLFPAALVELIASETNAHAKTCQFLGSCHPDWVPVTTHEIKGFIGLVILMGIQNLPDPSHYWSWSHYDNSYTFYRAMSFKRFKQIAANIRMGSFTTDEYRATSNPTDSLHIFRPMLDILGGAIWNTYQPNCCLTIDRALLPSLEEEICHAKGKPKVQPQVWLLCDSKSGYCHRFFIQVGEKVGQETGFTVVPKLVQGLEDKHHQLYLASSLTSVPLMQKLLDQGIYASSSFPPPSPILPRELWEEGWLEKPGDFLQRQFGPLLATRWRDTKEMGCLSTNAAPGEPDTVWRRSQTKVGGLDPINRPMAFRLLQENMRGVDICKQLLACNPLGGIPLDRHWRSLFWFLINLSIVNAFIVLRESRKENPPAWVQDGLFTQVNFRKRLGNQLAKCAQKYFETMEIASSRGMRVEVAEPVKQRHRMTKISAISKRCKNCNLKNIRHESVYGCVACKANLCKQPSCFWEYHGMSPLNKGSAKVGFLKDRISGAVEVDEVEDNMDEAMAPVEDMDFSDDERLDNLDDIDEETEAVKEEMIKDVKHPVPHLPSTTNGHAQPATILPASKERDDFFTARQLRIALFALCDGLRQASRVFSTEIHLIRTWLKEAKKHLRQTEQEEKVCTDGRDRMVAWVLSMREQQLPITESNLFHKASTLKKKGGFSDSFRISYDWAVSFMLQHRLGVQSISRAATLTRTLPASLEDKVRSFREFTQKIIQVHKLSESTVAAMDELCFFVDLRLVQDKSRRSDALEFTGSLPLVTVYLTALADGTMLPSLVLANRQLAEKVLPEFILLEAGPESLLLEEALDLWTNKVWLQHVSSLTPLSKSVLVLDRHREHMGDPFLTSISGSGTLPAVIPGGCTFCLQPLEVCVKPVLQRFMLQRWATFIVSNPKELEETSPHRLQANVAQLLVDWLVEALTHLNKLPELWKKSFRLMGLLPEEEEKEGMTSQRPEEIQLDLLRTVTETLLGAEALEASSPDVLELEDEEDTKEEEAKETSEEKHEDREEIEKEVKDGRKETEEKRKTTEEEGMQEDVEKDKKGEVKTIEEDSEEEGKATEEDRKEVNKEKRATRIVIGEEVGDEWKIKSRTEAVEADGDKDGRTGKS from the exons ATGGATACAGAGCTGTTTATGGaatgtgaggaggaggagctggagccaTGGCAACAGGTGGACGACAGCGTGGAGGAAGACGAGATGGACTTTGACAGTTATGGCGAGCCAG TGGAAGATTCTCCATCTCCTTTGCCGGCCTCTGAGACTCCACCCCCCAAGACTCCTCCATCCATCGCACCTGCTccaacag ctTCGCCTCCTGTACAGGTCGTCTCCTCCTCAGTgatgcctcctcctcctccatccatcacCTCCGCCCCCTCCTCTGTCCCACGCTTCCCCGCCTCCACCACACCAGCCGTCTCAGCTCCGCCCCTGTTGGCTCAGGCCCCGCCCCTCATCCTGACGCAGACGGCAGGTGGGACATTTCTTCTCCCAGCGACCCCTGGGACAGGCAACGCCCAGCCCATCCTCCTCACCACCCAG GGCTTCCCAGTACAGACAGTGGTGAACCCCGGTGCTCCCCTGCTCCTGAACCTCCAGCCGGGTCAGACGGTCCAGCCGCTCACCTTGATCCAGT CCTCCTCGTTGGGTCAGTTGGTACGGCCCAGTGTGGGCGTGTCCCCTGTCCTCCCCCAGGGCCAGGCTGTCCAGACCAGATCAGGCCCTGCCCCCTCTAGAGGCCCTGCCCAGCCAGGCTCTGCCTTCACCGCCATGCAGCTACCAGCCACACTGACCCTCCGCACCAGCACACCAGGACCCG TTAACCTCCAGATGACCCAGGTGGGTGGGGCCAACGCTTTGAAGCTGGCAGGCTCTCCCGCTCTTCCCTCTGGCTCGGCCAACGGAGTCACCAGAGTCTCTGcgttcagcagcagcatga CAGGTCCCGCCCCCTCTGTCGTCATGACCCCCGGCGTGACCTCAGCACCGTCCTCCGACCCCCCCAGGGTGGTGATGAGCGTGGAGGAGTTCTACTATGGGACGTTTGAAGGGGACCTGAGTCTGAGGAAGCCACACCCACTGGGAATCAAGACCTCCACCTTCACCTGCCAGATCTGCACACACCTCGCTGAGAACAACCTGAG gttgaTGCAGCACATGCTCCAGCACTCGGAGCTGATTGGAGGAGGCGGCGGCGACGAGAGGAAGTGCTGCAGGTTCTGTTACCGACAGTTCTCGTCTCCAGTTCAGCTGCAGACCCACCTGGAGCAGGTGCACGGCCCTGCCCTCTCCTCCA gtaTGTGTCGTATATGTGAATGGGCGTTTGAGAACGAGCCGACTTTTTTAAACCACATGAAGTCCAACCACAAACCAGGAGAGATGCCCTACATCTGCCAG GTGTGTTCGTATCGCTCATCCTTCTACTCGGACGTCCTGCAGCACTTTGCCAGCTTCCACAGAGACTCGCgcttcctgctgtgtgttttctgtctgaaggtGACCAGGAACCCCACCAGCTACCAGCAGCACCTGCTGAGACACCAG ATCAATCAGGCCTTCCACTGCAACAGGTGTCGTCTTCAGTTCGTCTTCCTGAAGGACAAAATGCAACACAAACTGGAAAACCACCGCAGCTTCCGTCGACCCGCTCAGCTGGAAGGACTGCCGccggggtcaaag GTGACCATCAGGACCTATGGGAAGCTCAGGCCTCAGATGACATCAGCAGGCGGGCGGCTTCTCCTGACCCCGTCGACCCTCGTCCAGCCAATCCACATCaagacagagctgcagaagTCTGTGATCCAGAGGAACCCCGTGCTCTGCCGACCCCCCCGATCCCCCACCAAGAGACCAGTCAGCCGGCGAGTCCACGTCGGCAG GAGTTCATCGTACGACGGAGACCGGTTGGTGTGTTTGGAGTGTGGAACCGACGCCTCCGACTTCTCCGCCCACTATCCGACCCACGTCCACTGTCTGCTGTGTCcctacagcagctgctgctccagagccTACGCTGCTCACATGATACA CCACCATGTCCCGCGCTCCAAAGACAAAGCTCTTCCTCTGCACAGACTGCCTCCTCCATG TCCGTTCCTGCTGCAGTGCTCTTGCTGCGACTTCAGGCCTCAGAGTGCCGATCAGATGGCCGCTCACCTGCTGACCAACCCGGAGCACCACAGCGCCACCTGTCGCACCAGGA CCTACATTGAACCTGACATCCACTTCTGCCACGAACACGAGCAGCGTTCCGCAGAGGAGAAGGAACCAGTCCAGGAACCGGACTTGCCTGATCCATCCTGGAGGTCAGCAGATTGTTGGAAAGAGCCGGCAAAGAGCGACAGCTCCAAGTCCACCATTGTCCCGTTCATGCAGAGCAGTGGGCCTCGTCACTCCCTGTCCAAGAACAGCGACGCCATTGACTTCTTCAACCTGCTCTTCCCTGCAGCACTGGTTGAGCTGATCGCCAGCGAGACCAATGCCCACGCCAAGACCTGCCAGTTCCTGGGCTCCTGCCACCCAGACTGGGTCCCTGTCACCACTCATGAGATCAAAGGTTTCATTGGCCTGGTCATTCTGATGGGGATCCAGAACCTGCCCGATCCATCGCACTACTGGTCATGGAGTCACTACGACAACAGCTACACCTTTTACCGAGCCATGAGCTTCAAACGCTTCAAGCAGATCGCTGCAAACATCCGCATGGGCAGTTTCACCACAGATGAGTATCGTGCCACCAGCAACCCCACCGACTCGCTGCACATTTTCAGGCCGATGCTGGACATCCTGGGTGGAGCCATCTGGAACACTTACCAGCCAAACTGCTGTCTGACCATTGACAGGGCGCTGCTGCCCAGCCTGGAGGAGGAGATTTGCCACGCTAAAGGAAAGCCAAAGGTCCAGCCTCAGGTGTGGCTGCTGTGTGACTCCAAGTCAGGCTACTGCCACCGCTTCTTCATCCAGGTGGGGGAGAAGGTGGGCCAAGAGACAGGCTTCACTGTGGTGCCAAAGCTGGTGCAGGGCCTGGAGGACAAACACCACCAGCTCTACCTGGCCAGCTCGCTTACTTCTGTCCCGCTCATGCAGAAGCTTCTGGACCAGGGCATCTACGCCTCAAGCTCCTTCCCTCCACCCAGCCCCATCCTGCCCAGAGAGCTGTGGGAGGAGGGCTGGCTGGAGAAACCCGGGGACTTCCTGCAGAGACAGTTTGGCCCCCTGCTGGCCACCCGCTGGAGGGACACCAAGGAGATGGGCTGCCTGTCGACTAATGCAGCTCCAGGTGAACCGGACACTGTTTGGAGGAGGTCTCAGACCAAAGTGGGGGGCTTGGACCCCATCAACCGCCCCATGGCCTTCCGCCTCCTGCAGGAGAACATGCGAGGGGTTGACATCTGCAAGCAGCTGCTGGCCTGCAACCCACTCGGAGGAATTCCCCTGGACCGGCACTGGCGCAGCCTCTTCTGGTTTCTGATCAACCTGAGCATTGTTAACGCCTTCATTGTGCTGCGGGAGAGTCGCAAAGAGAACCCACCTGCCTGGGTGCAAGACGGCCTTTTTACTCAGGTCAACTTCCGCAAGCGTTTGGGCAACCAGCTCGCCAAATGTGCCCAAAAGTACTTTGAGACTATGGAGATCGCCAGCTCTCGTGGGATGAGGGTGGAGGTGGCAGAACCAgttaaacaaagacacaggatGACAAAGATTAGTGCGATCTCCAAACGGTGCAAGAACTGCAACTTGAAGAACATTCGCCATGAGAGCGTGTACGGCTGTGTCGCCTGTAAAGCCAACCTGTGTAAACAGCCGAGCTGCTTCTGGGAATATCACGGCATGTCGCCTCTAAACAAAG GATCAGCGAAAGTTGGATTTCTCAAGGACAGAATAAG TGGAGCGGTCGAGGTGGATGAGGTTGAGGACAACATGGACGAGGCAATGGCCCCCGTGGAGGACATGGACTTTTCTGATGATGAGAGACTGGATAATCTGGATGACATTGATGAAGAAACTGAAGCTGTTAAGGAAGAAATGATCAAAGATGTAAAGCATCCAGTGCCTCATCTGCCATCAACAACTAATGGCCATGCCCAACCAGCAACCATCTTGCCTGCTTCTAAAGAGCGCGATGATTTCTTCACTGCCCGTCAGCTCAGAATCGCCCTGTTCGCTTTGTGTGATGGACTCCGCCAAGCCTCAAGGGTCTTTTCAACCGAGATCCACCTCATTCGGACATGGCTGAAGGAAGCCAAGAAGCATTTGAGGCAAActgaacaggaagagaaagtCTGCACTGATGGCAGGGATCGCATGGTGGCCTGGGTGCTGTCCATGCGTGAGCAGCAGCTTCCGATCACAGAGAGCAACCTCTTCCACAAAGCCTCCACACTGAAGAAGAAGGGAGGTTTCAGCGACTCCTTCCGCATCTCCTACGACTGGGCGGTGAGCTTCATGCTGCAGCACCGGCTGGGCGTACAGAGCATCAGCAGAGCTGCCACACTGACTCGCACCCTCCCGGCTTCCCTGGAGGACAAAGTCAGGTCATTCAGAGAGTTCACCCAGAAGATCATCCAGGTTCACAAGCTATCAGAAAGTACTGTAGCTGCTATGGATgagctgtgtttctttgtggatTTGAGGTTAGTCCAGGACAAGTCTCGACGCTCAGACGCCCTGGAATTTACTGGGTCTTTACCTCTTGTCACTGTCTACCTGACAGCACTGGCAGATGGTACCATGCTGCCATCTCTGGTGCTGGCGAACAGGCAGCTGGCTGAGAAAGTCCTGCCAGAGTTCATTCTGCTGGAGGCCGGTCCAGAGAGTCTCTTACTAGAGGAAGCCTTGGATCTCTGGACTAACAAGGTCTGGCTGCAGCACGTGTCCAGTCTAACTCCGCTCAGTAAATCAGTGCTGGTCTTGGACCGACACCGGGAACACATGGGAGATCCGTTCCTTACTTCCATCAGTGGGTCGGGTACCCTCCCAGCGGTGATTCCTGGAGGTTGCACCTTCTGCCTTCAGCCTCTGGAGGTTTGTGTGAAGCCGGTTCTGCAGCGCTTCATGCTGCAGCGCTGGGCAACGTTCATTGTCAGTAATCcaaaggagctggaggagacgTCACCCCACCGGCTCCAAGCAAATGTGGCCCAGCTGCTGGTTGACTGGTTGGTTGAGGCCCTGACGCACTTGAACAAACTCCCCGAGCTTTGGAAGAAGTCATTTAGGCTGATGGGTCTTCtgccggaggaggaggagaaagaggggatgACAAGTCAGAGACCAGAGGAGATCCAGCTAGACCTCCTTAGGACCGTGACAGAGACCCTGCTGGGTGCTGAAGCTCTGGAAGCCAGTTCTCCTGATGTGTTGGAGCTGGAAGACGAAGAGGACACTAAGGAGGAAGAAGCAAAGGAGACATCAGAGGAGAAACACGAGGACAGAGAAGAGATAGAGAAGGAGGTTAAAGATGGAAGGAAGGAGAcggaagagaaaaggaagacaacagaggaggaaggcaTGCAAGAGGACGTggagaaggacaaaaaaggGGAGGTTAAGACAATagaggaggacagtgaggaggaaggaaaggctacagaggaggacagaaaggaaGTAAACAAGGAGAAACGAGCGACCAGGATTGTGATAGGAGAGGAAGTTGGGGATGAGTGGAAaataaagagcaggacagaAGCTGTAGAGGCTGACGGAGACAAGGACGGCAGGACAGGCAAAAGCTGA